In Zunongwangia profunda SM-A87, the following proteins share a genomic window:
- a CDS encoding IS110 family RNA-guided transposase, whose protein sequence is MKSIYVGIDISKNTLDFCVRSSGVASFHKIGNKTKSIRKLLKSIAKIDSKAFIAMENTGYYNYNLYQTLKGFDFNVYVIDPKHIKRSIGLVRGKNDKVDAKRIAIFIERNHQDFECWEPCSEAIRSLKILMGQRRSKIKQRKGIKQQMADLKDIVFNGSTRKLIKINQKAIKELDRHIHEIETLIRAEIKSDPVLQEQLKRIKTVPGIGDVTAWMIAIKTEGFQRLTDPRKLACFAGVVPFEQQSGTSLKTRPRVSKMADMALKSVLQMAAMRAVRMQNDLQVYYLRKVEEGKNKMSVLNAVRNKLLHIAMALIKNQTNYKNRLELS, encoded by the coding sequence ATGAAAAGTATTTATGTAGGTATCGACATTAGTAAAAACACGTTGGATTTTTGTGTTAGATCTTCCGGTGTGGCAAGCTTTCACAAGATCGGCAACAAAACCAAAAGCATCCGCAAGCTTTTGAAAAGCATAGCCAAAATAGATTCCAAGGCTTTTATAGCCATGGAAAACACGGGGTATTATAACTATAACCTTTACCAAACCCTGAAAGGCTTTGATTTTAACGTCTATGTGATAGACCCCAAGCATATCAAAAGGAGTATCGGCCTGGTGCGCGGTAAGAACGATAAGGTAGATGCCAAGAGGATTGCCATATTCATTGAAAGGAACCATCAGGATTTTGAATGCTGGGAACCTTGCAGTGAAGCCATCAGGTCTTTAAAGATATTGATGGGCCAACGTAGATCAAAAATCAAGCAGCGCAAAGGGATCAAACAGCAAATGGCCGATTTAAAGGATATTGTATTTAATGGCAGTACCAGAAAACTGATCAAGATCAATCAAAAGGCCATCAAAGAACTGGATAGGCACATCCACGAAATAGAAACCTTGATCCGTGCCGAAATCAAATCGGACCCGGTTTTACAGGAACAGCTCAAAAGGATCAAGACCGTACCGGGCATAGGGGATGTTACCGCTTGGATGATCGCCATCAAAACCGAAGGCTTCCAACGTTTGACCGATCCAAGGAAGCTCGCCTGCTTTGCAGGGGTGGTACCCTTTGAGCAACAGAGCGGCACCAGCCTAAAAACCAGGCCCAGGGTATCGAAAATGGCAGATATGGCCTTGAAGTCCGTACTTCAGATGGCCGCTATGAGGGCGGTAAGGATGCAAAATGATCTGCAGGTATATTACCTAAGAAAAGTCGAAGAGGGCAAAAATAAAATGAGTGTTCTAAATGCGGTCAGGAACAAATTGTTACACATTGCTATGGCACTAATTAAAAACCAAACAAATTATAAAAACCGCTTGGAATTGTCATAG
- a CDS encoding type I restriction endonuclease subunit R, producing the protein MTTEANIEQACIDWLEDLGYTHKLGTSLPQNNVSVVLKDELAAFIARQYPHIPQDIQEFAVASFTHNIGADLDHRNRDFHLKLTKGVEFPYEDATGAEKAVHIYPIDFENPDNNNFWAVNQFSITGKNKRRPDIIIYINGLPLVVFELKNWYDEHTNIKEAFNQIQHYKKDIPQLFEYNALTIISDGNEAQHGMYSSGQEWFAAWKSIDGKTTFNDEDFQMHTLLFGLFPKARILDYIKNFIFHEDHNGTLIKKGAKYHQYFGVSYAVAAAQKAVRPVGNGRIGVVWHTQGSGKSIFMAIYTGILRSMQQFKNPTIVVQVDRSDLDFQLYENFVLAKDLVGDVQHADTTADLRKLLSAGAGGVIFTTIEKFRLKTGTEDTLKELEHPVLSTRENIIVMADEAHRTQYGLLDGFASNMRRALPNASFIGFTGTPVDSKDADTQEVFGDLIHIYDIRQAEEDNATVKIYYEPRLAKLHLWNEDIDAEVDAITEADEDNPNLKWAAIEDAAGSADRVAKISQDILSHYTKRIATLDGKAMIVCMSRRNCVKMYDALKELEDCPDIAVVMTGNISKDPVAWNEHFRTKHSTEALKKRFKNPEDPLRIVIVRDMWLTGFDAPCVHTMYVDKIMRGHNLMQAITRTNRVFKDKKNGVIVDYIGIGDNLKTATSKYTGSGGKGKPTVDMEQALELFFDQLQSCIAYLPEHVDYHNWKGLREADKVLLVKAALNHIIKDDEASMDFMKAEKTMSGLLSIVKSQSAIQHTAVDVLFVQHVSKAVRNAKSVTTTRGEQKEKVKELISQSIESEDIVDVFAMAGIERPDIAILDDTFLLGAKQEKDGNALKIELIKNILKDEIKLRLHKNIKKYTSLKEELEKVIDRYHNNALDSYATIAELVERAKDLQKEDTRIAELGLSEEELAFYDILAAKKEIIKEEGPIQDIVHGVVQAVKNNLQLDWTKKENAKASIRLAVKKELRGKISITKLNEILQDIMEQAEGQFGEWSA; encoded by the coding sequence ATGACTACAGAAGCAAATATTGAGCAGGCCTGTATAGACTGGTTAGAAGATCTGGGCTATACGCATAAGCTGGGTACTAGCTTGCCGCAAAACAATGTGAGCGTGGTGCTTAAAGACGAGTTGGCTGCCTTTATTGCCCGGCAATACCCGCATATCCCACAGGATATTCAGGAGTTTGCCGTTGCTTCGTTTACGCATAATATAGGTGCAGACTTAGACCACCGCAATCGGGATTTTCATTTAAAATTGACTAAAGGGGTTGAGTTTCCGTATGAAGATGCAACCGGTGCAGAAAAAGCTGTGCATATCTACCCCATCGATTTTGAGAACCCCGACAATAACAACTTTTGGGCGGTCAATCAATTCAGCATTACCGGTAAAAACAAACGCCGCCCCGACATCATCATTTATATCAACGGCCTGCCGCTGGTGGTTTTTGAACTGAAGAACTGGTATGATGAGCATACCAACATCAAAGAAGCTTTTAACCAGATTCAACATTATAAAAAAGACATTCCGCAGCTGTTTGAGTACAATGCATTAACCATCATCAGCGATGGGAATGAAGCCCAACACGGGATGTACAGCAGCGGCCAAGAGTGGTTTGCAGCCTGGAAGAGTATAGACGGCAAAACCACCTTTAACGATGAGGATTTCCAGATGCATACCCTGTTATTTGGGCTGTTTCCTAAAGCGCGTATTCTCGATTACATCAAGAACTTTATTTTTCACGAAGACCATAACGGTACGTTGATTAAAAAAGGAGCGAAGTACCATCAGTATTTTGGCGTAAGCTACGCCGTGGCAGCAGCACAAAAAGCGGTGCGGCCGGTGGGTAATGGGCGTATTGGAGTGGTCTGGCATACACAAGGATCGGGTAAGAGTATTTTTATGGCGATCTATACGGGCATTTTGCGCAGTATGCAGCAGTTTAAAAACCCAACCATTGTGGTGCAGGTAGACCGTAGTGATCTGGATTTTCAGCTTTATGAAAACTTTGTATTGGCTAAAGATCTGGTAGGCGATGTGCAACACGCAGATACCACAGCCGATTTACGCAAATTGCTGAGTGCGGGAGCCGGTGGCGTGATTTTTACGACCATTGAGAAGTTCCGCCTTAAAACCGGTACCGAGGACACGTTAAAAGAACTGGAGCATCCGGTATTGAGTACGCGGGAAAACATCATTGTGATGGCAGATGAAGCCCACCGTACGCAGTACGGACTTCTGGACGGCTTTGCCAGTAATATGCGCAGGGCATTACCCAATGCGTCGTTTATTGGCTTTACCGGTACGCCTGTAGACAGCAAAGATGCCGATACGCAGGAGGTGTTTGGAGACCTGATTCACATTTACGACATCCGCCAGGCCGAAGAGGATAATGCTACCGTAAAAATCTATTACGAACCCCGTCTGGCTAAGCTGCATTTGTGGAATGAAGATATAGATGCTGAGGTTGATGCGATCACCGAAGCAGACGAAGACAACCCCAATTTAAAATGGGCGGCTATCGAAGATGCTGCAGGGAGTGCAGATCGGGTCGCTAAGATTTCACAAGATATTTTAAGTCATTATACCAAGCGTATTGCAACCCTTGACGGAAAAGCAATGATCGTATGTATGAGCAGGCGGAACTGCGTTAAGATGTATGATGCGCTAAAGGAACTGGAAGATTGCCCGGATATCGCCGTAGTGATGACCGGTAACATCAGTAAAGATCCTGTGGCATGGAATGAGCATTTCCGAACCAAGCACAGTACCGAAGCACTCAAGAAACGTTTTAAGAATCCGGAAGACCCGTTGCGTATTGTAATCGTAAGAGATATGTGGCTTACTGGTTTTGACGCCCCTTGTGTACATACGATGTATGTAGACAAAATTATGCGTGGGCATAACCTGATGCAGGCCATCACCCGTACCAATCGGGTATTTAAGGATAAGAAAAACGGAGTGATTGTAGATTACATAGGCATTGGCGATAATCTTAAAACAGCCACCTCTAAATATACCGGAAGTGGAGGTAAAGGCAAGCCTACAGTAGATATGGAACAGGCCTTAGAGTTGTTTTTTGATCAGCTGCAAAGCTGTATCGCCTACTTGCCGGAACACGTAGATTACCACAATTGGAAAGGTCTGCGGGAGGCCGATAAAGTACTTTTGGTAAAAGCAGCTTTAAATCACATCATTAAAGATGATGAAGCTTCTATGGACTTTATGAAAGCCGAAAAAACGATGAGCGGCTTGTTGTCAATCGTAAAAAGTCAGTCGGCCATACAACATACTGCAGTAGATGTCTTATTTGTGCAACATGTGAGTAAAGCGGTACGCAATGCCAAAAGTGTAACCACCACCCGTGGGGAGCAAAAAGAGAAGGTAAAAGAACTCATCAGCCAGAGTATAGAAAGTGAGGACATCGTAGATGTATTTGCCATGGCCGGTATTGAGCGACCGGATATTGCCATTCTGGACGATACCTTTTTGTTAGGTGCCAAGCAAGAAAAAGATGGCAATGCTTTAAAAATAGAACTCATCAAAAATATCTTAAAAGATGAGATCAAACTGCGGCTGCATAAAAACATAAAAAAGTACACCAGTCTTAAAGAAGAACTGGAAAAGGTTATTGACCGTTATCATAACAACGCTTTGGATAGTTATGCCACCATAGCCGAGTTGGTAGAGCGTGCAAAAGATTTACAGAAAGAAGACACTCGGATTGCAGAATTGGGTTTGAGTGAAGAAGAGTTGGCCTTCTACGATATTCTGGCAGCTAAAAAAGAGATCATCAAAGAAGAGGGTCCTATTCAAGACATTGTACACGGCGTGGTTCAAGCCGTAAAAAACAATTTGCAATTAGACTGGACCAAAAAAGAGAACGCCAAAGCCAGCATACGCCTAGCGGTTAAAAAAGAACTCCGGGGTAAAATAAGCATCACGAAACTCAACGAAATCCTACAGGACATTATGGAACAGGCTGAGGGACAGTTTGGTGAGTGGAGTGCATAG
- a CDS encoding restriction endonuclease subunit S, giving the protein MLNSLNRIPENWEVVDFRNVAELKHGYQFRNYDFTDKGIKIFKITQIKGDGIADISSCSYIDINRIDEFKRVILNKGDILIALTGATIGKVARFNFDEIVLQNYRVGNFIPLNENILNKEYFFQFLKSDFFFNQILANQTQSAQQNIGKEDINNMSVVLPPLPEQKAIANILSAIDAKIENNLAINKTLEEMAMALYKEWFVDFGPFQDGKFIESELGLIPEGWVVANLEDLFVLQRGFDLPKKKRIEGNVPIYAASGKSTYHNEYKVEAPGVTTGRSGVLGNVYFVSEDFWPLNTSLWIKEYRSSTPYHAFFVLKNIDLKEFNSGSAVPTLNRNDVHRIKVVKPEKSIINLFSVQIAKIFRKIEMNTQQKQTLTQLRDTLLPKLVSGEVRLNEFDLEEVLEGEI; this is encoded by the coding sequence ATGTTAAACTCGTTAAATAGAATTCCTGAAAACTGGGAGGTAGTAGATTTTCGAAATGTTGCAGAATTGAAGCACGGCTATCAATTTCGAAATTATGATTTTACTGATAAGGGTATTAAGATTTTCAAAATCACTCAAATAAAAGGTGATGGTATAGCAGATATCTCATCATGCAGTTACATAGATATTAATAGAATTGATGAATTTAAAAGAGTTATTCTGAATAAAGGTGATATTTTAATTGCACTTACTGGTGCCACCATAGGTAAAGTAGCTAGATTTAATTTTGATGAGATTGTATTGCAAAACTATCGCGTAGGTAATTTTATTCCACTAAATGAAAATATTTTAAATAAGGAATACTTTTTTCAATTCCTAAAGTCTGATTTTTTCTTTAATCAAATATTAGCAAATCAAACACAATCAGCACAGCAAAACATTGGTAAGGAGGACATAAATAATATGTCAGTAGTTCTCCCACCCCTCCCAGAACAAAAAGCCATAGCCAACATCCTTTCGGCTATAGATGCCAAAATAGAAAACAACCTGGCCATCAATAAGACCTTAGAAGAGATGGCCATGGCGCTGTATAAAGAATGGTTTGTGGATTTTGGACCCTTTCAGGATGGGAAGTTTATAGAAAGTGAACTCGGGTTGATTCCTGAGGGTTGGGTAGTTGCTAATTTGGAAGATTTATTTGTATTACAGAGGGGTTTTGACTTACCAAAGAAAAAGAGGATAGAAGGAAATGTTCCTATTTATGCTGCAAGTGGAAAATCAACATATCATAATGAATATAAAGTAGAAGCTCCAGGAGTAACCACTGGAAGGTCAGGAGTTTTAGGAAATGTATATTTTGTTTCAGAAGATTTCTGGCCACTAAATACTTCTTTATGGATAAAAGAATATAGGAGCAGTACGCCTTATCACGCATTTTTTGTTTTAAAAAATATTGATTTAAAAGAGTTTAATTCAGGTTCAGCAGTTCCTACATTAAATAGAAACGATGTCCACAGAATTAAAGTGGTCAAGCCAGAAAAATCAATTATCAATTTATTTAGTGTTCAAATTGCTAAAATATTTAGAAAAATAGAAATGAATACTCAACAAAAACAGACCTTAACTCAACTCAGAGATACCTTACTCCCTAAATTAGTAAGCGGGGAAGTCCGTTTAAACGAATTTGATTTGGAGGAAGTGTTGGAGGGTGAAATTTAA
- a CDS encoding KAP family P-loop NTPase fold protein, which yields MKRILEEIEKTFTARRVLIVFILVVVFFAKEIWIVSIIDKVLLVPKDFSNPVLDVLFIIASFCLSLWFIYLFRRRVYKASYTQINSVLAINVLLLYFFFEAEKYKWNYHGLLNTNFEYIWLMVIPLSIFLLIHFYSFLKPVKKIQRKLLPEYRLTSDNPKEKDERDLLGYDRVVKKLYQILINQESRKSLTIGLVGPWGNGKSSIIQMLLDKFEPNLSYKERFNQIFNKDLLDDYLIIHFLPYLNHQEEDLIKEFFRALSSKLKPYNGKLSNLVLEYSKRLVDLYKNKVNLNFFEKHITSFEKTSAKEMYDDINERLKETGKKIIVFVDDLDRLNAKEILQVLKLIRNSADFTNVIFLVAMDKEYIVKLLTGKQEILNARFIDKFFQLEVFLPAIRKESLRTIFKELLTEKTQQFRSEFPTELQEALNHQHNLFDDYIHNLRDVKRAVNQITLEYSYTGEAIKLKDLINFIYLKLKYPYFIKILQENKSKLLKYNKERDVVILEHDENQENSYDLLDFFRYESNFDHKILDKYSLYKDFKLEDGKDDHYFRYSHDDKVLIIKTLAYLFGEENETKDTKSIKKLSNFNMIIEQRLFEDYLGDDEFHDLFNNSGDALKELVKDKYESHKLPQLLDRITFYKPDSLAELKTLIETLAYIYDNRNNYNQYEDTLFKELGRKVQGFIDQNISEQDGLKMTIKNYLFENKILSLETRIRMLTALWEEKQNNHLWGLKDEYIFKTSVDIYKTFLGKYQDKLWRYNNYTFYHLGQKLSKIGSIKSEIVRLTKEFWTSQDIELLCVQSINIEPWSIQGFTLSDGIEYDFGSKREFVEFVNDHGLVNRPAIKEFRKFFDLYRRREYRGVIFFTFEKSELMKKKIESQRNDPQYTQEEYHGKKQLFFETSFLKLENDWQENRSLYTQENFINIQFTILDEKLSIFMATTDEGIQHLIDNRLSFLLNRILELEGNEIEFSFNEKDFKEGKNLLPKESNHYFKLISEQPKN from the coding sequence ATGAAAAGAATCCTAGAGGAAATAGAAAAGACCTTTACAGCTCGCAGAGTACTAATAGTTTTTATATTGGTAGTTGTTTTTTTTGCTAAAGAGATTTGGATTGTTTCTATAATAGATAAAGTTTTACTAGTTCCTAAAGATTTTTCTAATCCTGTATTAGATGTTCTTTTTATTATAGCTTCTTTTTGCCTTAGCTTATGGTTTATCTATTTATTTAGACGCAGAGTCTACAAAGCATCTTATACACAAATTAATAGTGTGTTAGCAATAAATGTATTGCTCTTATATTTCTTTTTTGAAGCTGAAAAGTATAAGTGGAATTATCATGGTTTATTAAATACTAATTTTGAATATATCTGGTTGATGGTAATTCCATTAAGCATATTTTTATTAATTCATTTTTATTCTTTTCTCAAACCTGTAAAAAAGATCCAACGAAAATTATTGCCAGAATATCGCTTAACCTCAGATAATCCAAAGGAGAAGGATGAAAGAGATTTGTTAGGATATGATCGAGTGGTAAAAAAACTTTATCAAATTCTAATCAATCAAGAAAGTAGAAAATCATTAACAATTGGACTTGTTGGTCCTTGGGGTAATGGTAAATCAAGCATTATCCAGATGTTATTAGATAAATTTGAGCCAAACCTATCTTATAAGGAGCGATTTAATCAAATATTCAATAAGGATTTATTGGATGATTACCTCATAATACATTTTCTACCCTATCTAAATCATCAGGAAGAAGATCTTATAAAAGAGTTTTTTAGAGCTTTAAGTAGTAAATTAAAGCCTTATAATGGGAAGCTCTCCAATTTAGTTTTAGAATATTCTAAAAGGCTTGTTGATCTGTACAAAAATAAAGTTAATCTAAATTTTTTTGAAAAACATATTACTTCTTTTGAAAAGACTTCGGCTAAAGAGATGTATGACGACATTAATGAGCGCTTAAAAGAAACCGGAAAAAAAATAATAGTTTTTGTAGATGACTTAGATCGCTTAAACGCTAAAGAAATATTACAAGTATTAAAATTGATACGAAATAGTGCAGATTTTACTAACGTAATTTTTCTTGTAGCTATGGATAAAGAATATATTGTTAAGCTCCTTACTGGAAAGCAAGAAATTCTTAATGCCAGGTTTATAGATAAATTTTTTCAATTAGAGGTCTTTTTACCAGCTATAAGAAAAGAAAGTTTGAGAACCATTTTTAAAGAATTACTTACCGAAAAAACTCAACAGTTTAGGAGTGAATTTCCTACTGAACTTCAAGAAGCCTTAAATCATCAGCATAATTTATTTGATGATTACATTCATAATTTAAGAGATGTAAAAAGAGCAGTAAACCAAATAACGCTTGAATATTCCTACACAGGAGAGGCTATAAAGTTAAAGGACCTTATCAATTTTATATATTTAAAATTAAAATACCCTTACTTTATAAAGATTTTACAAGAAAATAAAAGTAAGCTTTTAAAATATAACAAAGAGAGGGATGTGGTCATTTTAGAACATGATGAAAATCAGGAAAACAGTTATGATTTACTTGATTTTTTTCGATATGAAAGTAATTTTGATCATAAAATTTTGGACAAATATTCACTATATAAAGATTTTAAATTAGAAGATGGTAAAGACGACCATTATTTTCGCTATTCCCATGATGACAAAGTTTTGATTATTAAGACTTTGGCTTATTTATTTGGAGAAGAAAATGAAACTAAAGATACTAAAAGCATTAAGAAATTATCGAATTTCAATATGATAATTGAACAGCGTTTATTTGAAGATTATTTAGGAGATGATGAGTTTCATGATTTATTTAATAATAGTGGAGATGCTTTAAAGGAACTTGTTAAAGATAAATATGAGTCTCATAAACTACCACAATTATTAGATAGGATTACCTTTTATAAACCAGATTCATTAGCGGAACTTAAAACGCTTATTGAAACCCTTGCCTATATATATGATAATAGAAATAATTACAATCAGTATGAAGATACACTGTTCAAAGAATTAGGAAGAAAAGTGCAAGGATTTATTGATCAAAATATATCTGAGCAAGATGGCCTAAAAATGACAATTAAGAATTATTTATTTGAAAATAAAATTTTGAGTCTTGAAACAAGAATTAGAATGCTGACCGCCTTATGGGAAGAAAAACAGAATAATCATTTATGGGGGTTAAAAGATGAATACATTTTTAAAACTAGCGTAGACATTTATAAGACTTTTCTTGGGAAATACCAAGATAAGCTATGGAGGTATAATAATTACACCTTCTATCACTTAGGTCAAAAACTAAGTAAAATTGGCAGCATAAAAAGTGAAATAGTGAGGCTGACTAAAGAATTTTGGACCTCTCAAGATATTGAACTCCTTTGCGTACAAAGTATAAATATAGAACCTTGGTCGATTCAAGGTTTTACATTATCAGATGGAATAGAATATGATTTTGGTAGTAAAAGAGAATTTGTTGAATTTGTTAATGATCATGGGTTAGTTAATCGACCAGCTATAAAGGAGTTTCGAAAGTTTTTTGATTTATATAGACGTAGAGAATACCGTGGTGTAATATTCTTCACTTTTGAAAAATCGGAGTTGATGAAAAAGAAAATTGAAAGTCAGCGAAATGATCCTCAATATACACAAGAAGAATATCATGGTAAAAAACAGCTTTTCTTTGAAACAAGCTTCTTAAAACTAGAAAACGATTGGCAAGAAAATCGATCACTATATACACAAGAAAATTTTATTAATATTCAATTTACAATTCTCGATGAGAAGTTGAGCATATTTATGGCTACAACCGATGAGGGTATTCAACATTTAATTGATAATAGATTATCATTTTTACTCAATCGAATATTGGAACTTGAGGGTAATGAAATTGAATTTAGCTTTAATGAAAAGGATTTTAAAGAAGGTAAAAACTTACTACCCAAGGAATCCAATCACTATTTCAAACTAATCTCAGAACAACCCAAAAACTAA
- a CDS encoding type I restriction-modification system subunit M — translation MAKNTTKADINFEQELWKAANELRGAVAENQYKDYILPLIFLKHISERYEMRKDEIKKKLNDQTSDYYTLDEEEQNYVLEDPDEYLSKNVYIIPEKATFQYLQDNAEQDNIKVLVDEAFDILDETLAANRPDLKGILPRIFVKSQLTAKQVAGLINLLSNPKLSEKENPDSDILGRVYEYYIGKFAIAEGSGAGQFFTPGSIVRLLVELIEPYEGKIFDAACGSGGMFVQSLKFLQAHGGDKKNISIYGQERYDGTLRLCKMNLALRDLSFDVRLGDSLLQDKFPDLKADFIIVNPPFNVSQWHPEDLPENDPRLFGPKEEFTTDGNANYMWMQTFWHHLSDKGTAAVVMANGAMTSNNKGEKNVRQLMVEKNMVDCIVRLPDKLFLTTGIPACIFILSKNRDGKDGIHRKRTGEILFIDTSKMGTMESRKLRVFNEQDINKITDTYHAWRNDAERQPELVSGSHNEYKNTDGFSYSATLEEVQNQDYKLTPGIYVGAEAVEDDGIPFEEKMQSLQKQLKQQFAEGDRLQKEILANFEKF, via the coding sequence ATGGCAAAGAATACTACCAAGGCAGACATCAATTTTGAGCAGGAACTTTGGAAAGCAGCAAACGAACTTCGGGGTGCTGTAGCCGAAAATCAATATAAAGACTATATACTTCCCTTGATCTTTTTAAAACATATCTCAGAGCGTTATGAAATGCGAAAAGATGAGATTAAAAAGAAATTGAATGATCAGACATCTGATTATTATACGTTAGATGAGGAGGAACAAAACTATGTTTTAGAAGACCCGGATGAATACCTGTCTAAAAACGTGTACATCATCCCCGAAAAAGCCACTTTTCAATACCTGCAGGACAATGCCGAGCAGGATAACATCAAAGTGCTGGTAGACGAGGCGTTTGATATACTTGATGAAACCCTTGCAGCCAACAGACCGGATCTTAAGGGAATTTTACCCCGTATTTTTGTAAAAAGTCAGTTGACGGCAAAACAGGTGGCGGGATTGATCAATTTATTATCGAATCCCAAACTCTCCGAAAAGGAAAACCCCGATAGTGATATTTTAGGTCGCGTTTATGAATATTACATTGGTAAGTTTGCAATTGCCGAAGGCTCGGGTGCGGGGCAATTCTTTACGCCGGGCAGTATTGTACGGCTTTTGGTAGAACTTATTGAACCCTATGAAGGTAAGATCTTTGATGCCGCTTGTGGGTCGGGAGGGATGTTTGTACAGTCGCTGAAATTCTTACAAGCCCACGGCGGGGATAAAAAGAACATCTCGATTTATGGGCAGGAGCGCTATGACGGCACTTTGCGACTGTGTAAAATGAACCTGGCTTTACGTGATCTTTCGTTTGATGTGCGTTTGGGGGATTCGCTATTGCAAGATAAGTTCCCTGATTTGAAGGCCGACTTTATAATCGTCAACCCCCCTTTTAATGTAAGCCAATGGCATCCCGAAGATTTACCCGAGAATGATCCCAGACTCTTTGGCCCCAAAGAAGAATTTACTACAGATGGGAATGCCAATTATATGTGGATGCAAACCTTTTGGCATCACCTGAGCGACAAAGGTACTGCGGCAGTAGTGATGGCAAACGGCGCAATGACCTCTAACAACAAAGGCGAAAAGAATGTACGCCAGTTGATGGTAGAAAAAAATATGGTAGACTGTATTGTGCGCCTACCGGACAAGCTGTTCTTAACCACCGGAATCCCAGCTTGTATTTTTATTCTGAGTAAAAATCGCGACGGTAAAGATGGGATACACCGCAAACGTACTGGTGAAATCCTATTTATAGATACCAGTAAAATGGGAACGATGGAAAGCCGCAAGTTGCGTGTATTTAACGAGCAGGACATTAACAAAATCACCGACACCTACCATGCCTGGCGTAATGACGCCGAACGTCAGCCTGAACTTGTTTCAGGGTCTCATAACGAGTATAAAAACACCGACGGCTTCTCCTACAGCGCTACTTTGGAAGAAGTACAAAACCAAGACTACAAACTCACTCCCGGTATTTATGTAGGTGCCGAAGCAGTAGAAGACGACGGCATCCCTTTTGAAGAAAAAATGCAAAGCTTACAAAAGCAGTTAAAACAGCAGTTTGCAGAAGGAGATCGTTTACAAAAGGAGATTTTGGCCAATTTTGAGAAGTTTTAA
- a CDS encoding DNA polymerase beta superfamily protein yields the protein MTIEDLKQQKLIILECISGSRAYGLDTPASDTDIKGVFILPKKDFYGLEYIPQVSNATNDIVYYELGRYLELLSVNNPNILELLNTPPSAVRYKHPLLERIDAKRILSKLCKNTFGKFAISQIKKAKGLKKKIVNPVEKERKSVLSFCYVNYEQGAIPLLDYLSLKNWKQEYCGLINIPHMKDMYGLFYSEQLGYKGIIQHEQSNELSLSAIPKEEKQQGLFYFNKDGYSSYCKEYKEYWDWVKHRNEDRYQTTQNHGKHYDAKNMMHTFRLLEMALEIAREKQINVQRPNRDFLLEIKSGKFAYETLLAQANELQAQLEEAFKKSDLPEKPDLRYINQLAYELREEFYREGFY from the coding sequence ATGACGATTGAAGATTTAAAGCAGCAAAAGCTTATTATCTTAGAATGTATTAGCGGAAGCAGAGCTTATGGGTTAGATACACCGGCATCTGATACCGATATAAAAGGCGTGTTTATCTTGCCCAAAAAAGATTTTTATGGATTAGAGTATATCCCGCAAGTGAGCAATGCTACTAATGATATCGTGTATTACGAATTGGGGCGTTACCTAGAGTTACTTTCGGTGAATAATCCCAATATTTTAGAACTGCTGAATACGCCGCCATCTGCCGTGCGTTATAAACATCCGCTATTAGAGCGTATCGATGCCAAGCGTATCCTATCGAAACTTTGTAAAAATACCTTTGGGAAATTTGCCATTTCCCAGATAAAAAAAGCCAAAGGCCTAAAGAAAAAGATCGTTAATCCGGTGGAAAAAGAACGCAAGAGCGTCCTATCTTTCTGTTATGTAAATTACGAACAGGGAGCGATTCCCTTACTGGATTATTTATCCTTAAAAAACTGGAAACAGGAATACTGCGGACTCATCAATATTCCACATATGAAAGATATGTACGGCTTATTTTACAGTGAGCAGTTAGGCTATAAAGGCATTATACAGCACGAGCAATCCAACGAGCTTAGTTTAAGTGCTATTCCCAAAGAAGAAAAGCAGCAGGGGCTGTTTTACTTTAATAAAGACGGCTATTCCAGTTATTGCAAGGAATATAAAGAATACTGGGATTGGGTAAAGCATCGAAATGAAGACCGCTACCAAACCACCCAAAACCACGGAAAGCACTACGATGCTAAAAATATGATGCATACCTTCAGATTGTTAGAAATGGCGCTGGAAATTGCAAGAGAAAAACAAATTAACGTACAACGTCCCAACCGCGATTTTCTTTTGGAAATTAAAAGCGGAAAATTTGCTTATGAAACCCTTTTGGCTCAAGCAAATGAACTACAAGCTCAACTGGAAGAGGCCTTTAAAAAATCCGACTTACCCGAAAAACCGGATCTCCGTTATATCAATCAATTAGCTTATGAGTTACGGGAAGAGTTTTATCGGGAAGGTTTTTATTAA